Proteins from a single region of Flaviflexus salsibiostraticola:
- a CDS encoding dimethylarginine dimethylaminohydrolase family protein, whose amino-acid sequence MRLLKALVRRPSPNHQNGLLTHLKREETDPALALAQWEDYCEILRDYTEVIEVEPAPNYADSVYIEDTAFVYGNTAVMTKLRYPSRQPEHAAVAETLEGLGFEMKRLADWAYLEGGDILKFDDTVWVGLSTRSDMEGVEWLGKALAAYEPTIIPVPVQHALHLKSAITALPDGTFLAHPAYAPPESYFPGYRRTPEFEGSQVVLLGGDTVLMSASAPQTEAMLKADGFDVITTPMTEFEKTEGCVTCLSIRIRE is encoded by the coding sequence ATGAGGCTGCTCAAGGCGCTTGTGCGCCGACCCTCTCCCAATCACCAGAACGGCCTGCTCACGCACCTCAAGCGCGAGGAGACCGACCCGGCTCTTGCTCTCGCTCAGTGGGAGGACTACTGCGAGATCCTCCGTGACTACACCGAGGTCATCGAGGTCGAGCCTGCCCCGAACTACGCCGACTCTGTCTACATTGAGGACACGGCCTTCGTCTACGGGAACACGGCCGTCATGACGAAGCTCCGCTACCCCTCGCGCCAGCCTGAGCATGCGGCCGTGGCCGAGACGCTCGAGGGATTGGGTTTTGAGATGAAGAGGTTGGCCGACTGGGCCTACCTCGAGGGCGGCGACATCCTCAAGTTCGATGACACGGTCTGGGTCGGCCTGTCGACGCGGTCGGATATGGAGGGGGTCGAGTGGCTCGGGAAGGCTCTCGCCGCATACGAGCCGACGATCATCCCCGTCCCCGTTCAGCACGCCCTTCACCTCAAGTCCGCCATCACGGCGCTGCCCGATGGCACGTTCCTCGCCCATCCCGCCTACGCCCCGCCGGAGTCCTACTTCCCGGGATATCGCAGGACCCCCGAATTCGAAGGCTCGCAGGTCGTCCTGCTCGGTGGCGACACGGTCCTCATGTCCGCATCCGCCCCTCAGACAGAGGCGATGCTCAAGGCCGATGGCTTCGATGTCATCACCACCCCGATGACGGAGTTCGAGAAGACGGAAGGCTGCGTCACCTGCCTCTCGATCCGAATCCGCGAATGA
- a CDS encoding heme o synthase — translation MSQRSTSSLETATASEETTPQPLHPHRGRRSTIAAYVALTKPRIIELLLTTTIPTVILAAGGWPSWQVLVSCVLFGYLAAGSANAYNMVLDRDIDAVMNRTKQRPLVTGEISPRSATIFATAIGILSIVGFVIFTNWLAGALAAVAILLYVVLYTMILKRRTDQNIIWGGAAGCMPVLIAWAAQTGTLDWPAAILFLIIFFWTPPHYWPLSMKFAKDYRRAGVPMLGAVADDVTVSRRIVLYGGLTVLTTLALIPIASMGLLYSIAAIASGAWFLWSCIDLYRHTRQPELGRPKAMKVFHGSIYYLAIVFLAIAIDPFLV, via the coding sequence GTGAGTCAGCGGTCGACGTCCAGCCTGGAGACAGCAACGGCATCGGAGGAGACGACTCCGCAGCCCCTCCATCCCCATCGCGGGAGGCGCTCGACGATCGCCGCGTATGTCGCCCTGACGAAGCCGAGGATCATCGAGCTTCTGCTGACGACGACGATCCCCACCGTCATCCTCGCAGCGGGCGGATGGCCGAGTTGGCAGGTCCTCGTCTCCTGCGTCCTCTTCGGCTACCTCGCCGCCGGGTCGGCCAACGCCTACAACATGGTGCTCGATCGGGACATCGACGCGGTCATGAACCGCACGAAGCAGCGTCCGCTCGTCACCGGCGAGATCTCGCCGCGCAGCGCCACGATCTTCGCGACCGCCATCGGCATCCTCTCGATCGTCGGCTTCGTGATCTTCACGAACTGGCTCGCCGGGGCGCTCGCCGCCGTCGCGATCCTCCTCTACGTCGTCCTCTATACGATGATCCTCAAGCGCCGCACGGACCAGAACATCATCTGGGGCGGCGCGGCGGGCTGTATGCCGGTCCTCATCGCGTGGGCCGCACAGACGGGCACACTCGACTGGCCGGCCGCCATTCTCTTCCTCATCATCTTCTTCTGGACCCCGCCGCACTACTGGCCGCTGTCGATGAAGTTCGCGAAGGACTACCGCAGGGCGGGCGTGCCCATGCTCGGCGCCGTCGCCGACGATGTGACAGTCAGCCGCCGCATCGTCCTCTACGGCGGACTCACAGTCCTCACCACGCTCGCGCTCATCCCCATCGCCTCAATGGGACTGCTGTACTCGATCGCTGCGATCGCCTCGGGAGCCTGGTTCCTCTGGTCGTGCATTGATCTCTACCGCCACACGAGGCAGCCCGAGCTGGGCCGGCCGAAGGCGATGAAGGTGTTCCACGGCTCGATCTACTACCTGGCGATCGTCTTCCTCGCGATCGCGATCGACCCCTTCCTCGTGTGA
- the cmk gene encoding (d)CMP kinase: protein MSTTIAIDGPSGSGKSTVSKEVARRNGLAYLDTGAMYRAATWWVLDQRIDPADEDAVIAAVREMPLTVPVDPDDQVILCAGHDITDAIRTPELSRVVSRVSSYFPVRDILIALQRDIIAAEGEPDSYSHGRGIVAEGRDITTVVKPDADLRVLLTASEEARLARRAKELVGTVDAVTIEKTRGIVSERDRQDSAVTQFLEAADGVFTIDSSTMSISDVVETIENLAGRVT, encoded by the coding sequence ATGTCGACGACGATCGCCATCGACGGGCCGTCCGGCTCGGGCAAGTCCACCGTGTCGAAGGAGGTGGCCCGCCGCAACGGCCTCGCCTACCTCGACACCGGCGCGATGTATCGCGCCGCGACCTGGTGGGTGCTCGACCAGCGCATCGACCCGGCCGATGAGGATGCCGTCATCGCGGCCGTGCGGGAGATGCCGCTGACGGTCCCCGTCGACCCCGACGACCAGGTCATCCTCTGCGCCGGCCACGACATCACCGATGCCATCCGCACCCCCGAGCTCTCCCGCGTCGTCTCGAGGGTCTCCTCCTACTTTCCCGTGCGCGACATCCTCATCGCCCTCCAGCGCGACATCATCGCCGCCGAGGGCGAGCCCGACTCGTATTCGCACGGCCGCGGCATCGTCGCTGAGGGCCGGGACATCACGACCGTCGTCAAGCCGGACGCCGACCTCCGGGTCCTGCTGACCGCCTCCGAGGAGGCGCGTCTCGCCCGCCGCGCGAAAGAGCTCGTCGGCACCGTCGACGCCGTGACGATCGAGAAGACGCGCGGTATCGTATCCGAACGGGACAGGCAGGATTCTGCCGTCACACAGTTCCTGGAGGCCGCTGATGGGGTCTTCACCATTGACTCCTCGACCATGTCGATCTCCGACGTCGTCGAGACTATTGAGAACCTCGCCGGGAGGGTCACATGA
- the der gene encoding ribosome biogenesis GTPase Der: protein MTDDQTEALRSALDQYDLTEEDLAELEWREEGPTRTERPLPPVLAIIGRPNVGKSTLINRILGKRVAVVQDTPGVTRDRVRYEASWNGRDFIVVDTGGWEVKVEGLDLSVAQQAEAAIEQADAVLFVVDATVGATATDEEVVKLLRASGKPVILAANKVDSQMQEADAAYLWALGLGEPYPVSALHGRASGDLLDRVMEVLPEVSQVGGRRIDRGTRRVALVGRPNVGKSSLLNRLAGEERVVVNEIAGTTRDPVDERIELDGEAWTFIDTAGIRRRVHQTTGADYYASLRTQSAIEKADIGLVLLDASEPLTEQDVRVIQQVVDAGRALVIIANKWDLVDVDRQEEFNRELERELVQLSWAQRVNLSALTGWHTNRLSKAMNAAYENWHRRISTAKLNSFLGELSAAHPHPVRGGKQPRILFATQASSCPPRFVIFTTGFLDHGYRRFIENRLRESFDFAGTPIEISVRVRERRKRS, encoded by the coding sequence ATGACCGATGACCAGACAGAGGCGCTTCGCAGCGCACTCGACCAGTACGACCTCACGGAGGAGGATCTCGCCGAGCTCGAATGGCGAGAGGAGGGTCCCACCCGCACCGAACGGCCGCTGCCGCCGGTCCTCGCGATCATCGGCCGACCCAACGTCGGCAAGTCGACGCTCATCAACCGCATCCTCGGCAAGCGCGTCGCCGTCGTCCAGGACACCCCGGGCGTCACCCGGGACCGGGTGCGCTACGAGGCGTCGTGGAACGGTCGGGACTTCATCGTCGTCGATACGGGTGGATGGGAGGTCAAGGTCGAGGGACTCGACCTGTCGGTCGCCCAGCAGGCTGAGGCCGCCATCGAGCAGGCGGATGCCGTGCTCTTCGTCGTCGATGCCACGGTCGGCGCGACGGCGACCGATGAGGAGGTCGTCAAGCTCCTGAGAGCCTCTGGTAAGCCGGTCATCCTCGCCGCCAACAAGGTGGATTCGCAGATGCAGGAGGCTGATGCGGCCTACCTGTGGGCCCTCGGACTCGGTGAGCCCTATCCCGTCTCCGCCCTTCACGGCCGTGCGTCCGGCGATCTGCTCGACCGCGTCATGGAGGTCCTTCCCGAGGTGTCCCAGGTCGGCGGACGCCGCATCGACCGCGGCACCCGCCGCGTCGCCCTCGTCGGCCGCCCGAACGTCGGCAAGTCCTCGCTCCTCAACCGACTGGCGGGGGAGGAGCGCGTCGTCGTCAACGAGATCGCCGGGACGACGCGTGACCCGGTCGATGAGCGGATCGAGCTCGACGGTGAGGCGTGGACCTTCATCGACACCGCCGGCATCCGCCGCCGCGTCCACCAGACGACCGGGGCGGACTATTACGCCTCCCTGCGCACCCAGAGCGCGATCGAGAAGGCCGACATCGGCCTCGTTCTGCTCGACGCCTCGGAGCCGCTGACGGAGCAGGATGTCCGCGTCATCCAGCAGGTCGTCGATGCCGGGCGGGCCCTCGTCATCATCGCGAACAAGTGGGACCTTGTCGACGTCGATCGTCAGGAGGAGTTCAACCGGGAGCTCGAGCGTGAGCTCGTCCAGCTGAGCTGGGCGCAGCGCGTCAACCTGTCGGCGCTGACCGGCTGGCACACGAATCGGCTGTCGAAGGCGATGAACGCAGCGTACGAGAACTGGCATCGCCGGATCAGCACCGCGAAGCTCAACAGCTTCCTCGGCGAGCTGTCGGCCGCCCATCCGCACCCCGTGCGCGGCGGCAAGCAGCCCCGCATCCTCTTCGCCACGCAGGCGTCGAGCTGCCCGCCGAGGTTCGTCATCTTCACGACCGGGTTCCTCGACCACGGTTACCGCCGCTTCATCGAGAACCGGCTCCGCGAGTCCTTCGACTTCGCGGGAACCCCAATCGAGATCTCAGTCCGAGTCCGAGAACGACGGAAGAGGAGCTAG
- a CDS encoding prephenate dehydrogenase — protein MIIRIIGTGLLGTSLGLALSPRHEIQLEDASPMTAALAQDLGAGTEVTDESAAPDLVIVATPPDVAADTVNRALTDFPDALVTDVASVKAIVLAEVGSGRERYVGSHPMAGRERSGAIAADGDLFIGRPWVVVPHETSRPDAVETVKRIAMEVGGFPIEMSAAAHDSAVARVSHVPQLMSSLVAATLVDAPPSSLDLAGQGLRDVTRIAGSDPKLWSTIIAGNPSSVADILREVRSRLDSLIDGVETMAEQNAYTGVASVAKVISDGNIGVSRIPGKHGGAPVRYATVYVLVPDKPGELGRLFTEAGEIGVNIEDLTLEHSAAQPVGRAAISVNPSRAKPLADGLEERGWTIASVEMEES, from the coding sequence GTGATCATTCGGATCATCGGCACGGGGCTGCTGGGCACCTCACTCGGTCTCGCACTGTCCCCTCGGCACGAGATCCAGCTTGAGGATGCGTCGCCGATGACTGCCGCACTCGCGCAGGACCTCGGCGCGGGCACGGAGGTCACCGACGAGTCGGCGGCCCCCGATCTCGTCATCGTCGCGACACCGCCCGACGTCGCGGCCGATACCGTCAACCGCGCGCTCACGGACTTCCCGGATGCCCTCGTCACCGACGTCGCCTCCGTCAAGGCCATTGTTCTCGCCGAGGTCGGTTCCGGCAGGGAGCGCTACGTCGGCTCCCATCCCATGGCAGGACGGGAACGCTCCGGCGCGATCGCCGCCGATGGGGACCTTTTCATCGGCCGGCCCTGGGTTGTCGTCCCGCACGAGACCTCGCGCCCGGACGCCGTCGAGACGGTCAAGCGGATCGCCATGGAGGTCGGCGGATTCCCGATCGAGATGAGCGCGGCCGCCCACGACAGCGCGGTCGCCCGCGTCTCCCACGTGCCGCAGCTCATGTCCTCCCTCGTCGCCGCGACCCTCGTCGATGCGCCGCCGTCGAGCCTCGACCTGGCGGGACAGGGACTGCGCGACGTCACCCGCATCGCAGGCTCCGATCCGAAGCTCTGGTCGACGATCATCGCCGGCAACCCGAGCTCCGTCGCCGACATCCTTCGAGAGGTCCGCTCCCGCCTCGACTCCCTCATCGACGGGGTCGAGACCATGGCGGAGCAGAACGCCTACACCGGTGTCGCGAGCGTCGCGAAGGTCATCAGCGACGGCAATATCGGCGTCTCCCGCATTCCCGGCAAGCACGGCGGCGCGCCGGTCCGCTACGCGACCGTCTACGTGCTCGTGCCCGACAAGCCGGGCGAGCTCGGCCGGCTCTTCACCGAGGCCGGTGAGATCGGCGTCAACATCGAAGATCTCACGCTCGAGCATTCGGCTGCGCAGCCCGTCGGCCGCGCGGCGATCAGCGTCAACCCGTCCCGGGCGAAGCCGCTCGCCGACGGGCTCGAGGAGCGGGGCTGGACAATCGCCTCGGTTGAGATGGAGGAGAGCTGA
- the xerD gene encoding site-specific tyrosine recombinase XerD — translation MRVQRAISGYLDWIAVERSLSRNTVSAYSRDLERYLTYLSTLGIDALDDIDAADAAGFSEFLADEGLSRSSIARTLTAVRSFHRFCTSEGWTQSSPARDLTLPKQDRRLPKPITIEQVTALIEAAGAQDPPVGPRDAALIELLYGTGARITEALSLDVDDVDTEGGSVRLFGKGNKERIVPLGSYAVEAVSAYLVRARPALGQKGRGTPRLFLNLLGRPLSRQSAWAVIQDAAARAGIEEHISPHTLRHSYATHLLSGGADIRVVQELLGHASVTTTQIYTAVTIETLRETYAISHPRARSRD, via the coding sequence GTGAGGGTCCAGCGGGCGATCTCGGGCTACCTCGATTGGATCGCCGTCGAGCGCTCGCTCTCCCGCAACACGGTGAGCGCCTACTCGCGCGATCTCGAGCGCTACCTCACCTACCTGTCGACCCTCGGCATCGATGCCCTCGACGACATCGACGCCGCCGATGCTGCGGGTTTCTCCGAATTCTTGGCGGATGAGGGGCTCTCCCGCTCCTCGATCGCCCGGACGCTGACGGCCGTCCGCTCCTTCCATCGCTTCTGCACGTCGGAGGGTTGGACGCAGAGCAGTCCCGCCCGCGACCTCACCCTCCCAAAGCAGGACAGGCGCCTGCCCAAGCCGATCACGATCGAGCAGGTGACGGCACTCATCGAGGCGGCAGGCGCACAGGACCCGCCGGTCGGTCCGCGGGACGCCGCTCTCATCGAGCTCCTCTATGGCACCGGCGCCCGCATCACCGAGGCGCTCAGCCTCGACGTCGACGACGTCGACACAGAGGGCGGCTCGGTCCGTCTGTTCGGCAAGGGCAATAAGGAGCGGATCGTGCCCCTCGGTTCCTACGCGGTCGAGGCGGTGAGCGCCTACCTCGTGCGGGCGCGCCCCGCGCTCGGCCAGAAGGGCCGGGGCACCCCCCGTCTCTTCCTCAATCTTCTCGGCCGGCCCCTGTCGCGCCAGTCGGCGTGGGCCGTCATCCAGGACGCCGCCGCCCGTGCCGGCATCGAGGAGCACATCTCCCCGCACACGCTCCGCCACTCCTACGCGACGCATCTGCTGTCGGGCGGCGCCGACATCCGTGTCGTCCAGGAGCTGCTCGGACACGCCTCCGTGACGACCACACAGATCTACACGGCCGTCACCATCGAGACTCTGCGCGAGACATACGCGATCTCACACCCTCGCGCACGGAGCAGGGATTGA
- a CDS encoding recombinase family protein: protein MTLYDETPPIPHPDQLHFETIDVSTGQPVDDVPVGKRAVIYLRVSTPSQVNTDYDPEGISLPAQRKACYRKADQLGITIIDEYIEPGRSAREMTKRLAFQQMLERIRTERDVDYVIIYKLSRMARNRFDDAIVGAELKKRGVTLISATESIDETPVGQLMHGILAAFNEFRSAEEGADIAYKMGEKAKKGGTLGKAPIGYINTIDRIDGREIRAVAIDEERAPLVRLAFEMYAAGEATLEDIQNELTDRGLRTRPTQRRPAGPVSVSKIHQMLQDPYYVGIVTYKGEEYPGRHEPLIDRELFDQVQDLLASRGRAGERRRVVHHYLKGTLWCGACWRRDKSIRRMIVRRTISRSGEEYLYFFCRGTQDGFCDAKYSNVHRIERAVEEHYRTVQFSPDFLQAMRQTLDDALAEQEASQRALKEQLKGQLERLDAQESNLLELAVDDTIPKEKIRAKLREIGTERERLTAQLQATVDTLKDAVEFIETNLRLLEDPYELYMNASDEVRRRLNQAIFKHIFIDHDEIIDHDLEDPFGDLFTVQTIYHASTIGAPPGRLHDLAQASWAKHYQTTKKKGAARMGDSLTSLTLEAPPNPAHRVGVCSKPHLVGLTGFEPATP from the coding sequence ATGACGCTCTACGACGAGACCCCACCCATCCCGCACCCCGACCAACTCCACTTCGAGACCATCGACGTCAGCACCGGGCAGCCCGTCGATGACGTGCCAGTAGGCAAGCGGGCAGTGATCTACCTGCGCGTCTCCACACCGAGCCAGGTCAACACCGACTACGACCCGGAAGGTATCTCCCTCCCAGCGCAGCGCAAGGCCTGTTACCGCAAGGCCGACCAGCTCGGCATCACCATCATCGACGAGTACATCGAACCCGGCCGCTCCGCTCGGGAGATGACCAAGCGACTGGCCTTCCAGCAGATGCTCGAACGCATCCGCACCGAGCGGGACGTCGACTACGTCATCATCTACAAACTCTCCCGCATGGCGAGGAACCGCTTTGACGACGCCATCGTCGGTGCGGAACTGAAGAAGCGCGGCGTCACCCTCATCTCCGCCACCGAGTCGATCGACGAGACTCCGGTCGGGCAGCTCATGCACGGCATCCTCGCCGCGTTCAATGAGTTCCGCTCCGCCGAGGAGGGCGCCGACATCGCCTACAAGATGGGCGAGAAGGCCAAGAAGGGCGGCACGCTCGGCAAAGCACCCATCGGCTACATCAACACCATCGATCGCATCGACGGCCGCGAGATCCGCGCCGTCGCCATCGACGAGGAGCGTGCGCCCCTCGTCCGGCTGGCGTTCGAAATGTACGCCGCAGGCGAGGCAACCCTGGAAGACATCCAGAACGAACTCACCGACCGAGGCCTGCGCACCCGACCCACCCAGCGCCGCCCCGCAGGCCCCGTCTCCGTCTCGAAGATCCACCAGATGCTCCAGGACCCGTACTACGTCGGGATTGTCACGTACAAGGGCGAGGAGTACCCCGGACGGCACGAACCGCTCATCGATCGGGAGCTGTTCGACCAGGTGCAAGACCTTCTGGCCTCACGCGGCAGGGCAGGCGAGCGCCGCCGTGTCGTGCACCACTACCTCAAGGGCACCCTGTGGTGCGGCGCCTGCTGGCGACGCGACAAGTCCATCCGCCGCATGATCGTGCGCCGCACCATCTCCCGCAGCGGCGAGGAGTACCTGTACTTCTTCTGCCGCGGCACCCAGGACGGCTTCTGCGACGCCAAGTACTCCAACGTCCATCGCATCGAACGCGCCGTCGAGGAGCACTACCGCACCGTCCAGTTCAGCCCCGACTTCCTCCAGGCCATGCGCCAGACCCTCGACGACGCCCTCGCCGAGCAGGAAGCCTCACAGCGCGCACTGAAGGAGCAGCTCAAAGGGCAACTCGAGCGCCTGGACGCCCAGGAGAGCAACCTCCTGGAGCTGGCCGTCGACGACACCATCCCGAAGGAGAAGATCCGCGCCAAGCTGCGCGAGATCGGCACTGAGCGCGAACGCCTCACCGCCCAGCTCCAGGCCACCGTCGACACCCTCAAGGACGCCGTCGAGTTCATCGAGACCAACCTGCGCCTGCTCGAGGATCCCTACGAGCTGTACATGAACGCCAGCGACGAAGTCCGCCGTCGCCTCAACCAGGCCATCTTCAAGCACATCTTCATCGACCACGACGAGATCATCGATCACGACCTCGAAGACCCGTTCGGTGATCTGTTCACCGTCCAGACGATCTACCACGCCAGCACCATCGGAGCACCGCCTGGCCGCCTGCACGACCTCGCCCAGGCATCCTGGGCCAAGCACTACCAGACCACGAAGAAGAAGGGAGCCGCCCGCATGGGCGACTCCCTTACTTCGTTGACCCTGGAAGCTCCTCCAAACCCGGCCCATAGGGTCGGTGTTTGCAGTAAGCCTCACCTGGTCGGGCTGACAGGATTTGAACCTGCGACCCCTTGA
- the scpB gene encoding SMC-Scp complex subunit ScpB, with translation MDSVNLDQAELDARRPGASEDTPLEAGEVSSGELREVLEAILMVVTEPVSTRHLSQVLGVPESLIDRQLRALAADYRGETGTRRGFELREAGEGWRIYSSPRLADAVAAFVTWGQSSRLSGPALETLAVIAYRQPVTRSQIAEIRGVNVDGVVRTLTTRGLIEPTGQEGSGAVLYGTTGYFLEKMGMTSLAELPPTAPHLPELDELDEMEKDRR, from the coding sequence ATGGACAGCGTGAACCTCGACCAGGCCGAGCTCGACGCGAGGCGCCCGGGCGCCTCCGAGGACACGCCCCTCGAGGCGGGGGAGGTCTCCAGTGGAGAGCTGCGGGAGGTCCTCGAGGCGATCCTCATGGTCGTGACCGAGCCGGTCTCCACGCGGCACCTGTCCCAGGTGCTCGGCGTGCCCGAGTCACTGATTGATCGTCAGCTGCGGGCGCTCGCGGCCGACTATCGCGGCGAGACGGGCACACGGCGCGGTTTCGAGCTGCGTGAGGCGGGGGAGGGGTGGCGGATCTACTCCTCGCCCCGGCTTGCGGACGCCGTTGCGGCATTTGTCACGTGGGGACAGTCATCACGCCTCTCGGGCCCCGCGCTCGAGACTCTCGCCGTCATCGCCTACCGCCAGCCCGTCACCCGCTCCCAGATCGCCGAGATCCGCGGCGTCAACGTCGACGGCGTCGTGCGGACCCTCACAACCCGGGGCCTCATCGAGCCCACCGGTCAGGAGGGCAGTGGCGCCGTCCTGTATGGTACTACTGGATATTTTCTTGAGAAAATGGGGATGACGTCGCTTGCGGAACTGCCGCCGACGGCCCCGCACCTGCCAGAGCTCGATGAGCTGGATGAGATGGAGAAGGATCGACGATGA
- a CDS encoding pseudouridine synthase, with protein MSEQGERLQKAMAHAGVGSRRACEEMIERGRVSVDGKTVTRLGTRVMPGQVIRVDGERVTFDESKVTIALHKPAGVVSTMEDDMRRPSLAQYVEDRTERLYHVGRLDQETEGLILLSNDGELTHRLTHPSYEVPKTYVATVEGQVNRTLQRTLENGVNLEEGLVKADAVKIIEMGLPNSIVEITLHSGANRVVRRMFEAAGLPVVRLVRTSFGTITLGRLKPGRTRIVGGSELGALMKSVDL; from the coding sequence ATGAGCGAACAGGGCGAGCGGCTGCAGAAGGCGATGGCGCATGCCGGCGTGGGTTCACGTCGCGCCTGCGAAGAGATGATTGAACGGGGCCGCGTCTCTGTCGACGGGAAGACCGTGACGAGGCTCGGCACCCGGGTGATGCCCGGCCAGGTGATCCGGGTCGATGGTGAGCGCGTGACGTTCGACGAGTCGAAGGTGACGATTGCGCTGCACAAGCCGGCCGGCGTCGTCTCGACGATGGAGGACGACATGCGCAGGCCGTCGCTGGCCCAGTACGTCGAGGACCGCACCGAGCGCCTCTACCACGTCGGCAGGCTTGACCAGGAGACCGAGGGCCTCATCCTTCTCTCGAACGATGGCGAGCTCACGCACCGTCTCACCCACCCGTCCTACGAGGTGCCCAAGACGTACGTCGCCACGGTGGAGGGCCAGGTCAACCGCACCCTTCAGCGCACCCTCGAGAACGGCGTCAACCTCGAGGAGGGCCTCGTCAAGGCCGATGCGGTCAAGATCATCGAGATGGGCCTGCCGAACTCGATCGTCGAGATCACCCTGCATTCCGGCGCGAACCGCGTCGTGCGCCGCATGTTTGAGGCGGCGGGCCTTCCCGTCGTCCGGCTCGTCCGGACCTCCTTCGGCACCATCACCCTCGGCAGGCTCAAGCCGGGCCGCACGCGTATCGTCGGGGGCAGCGAGCTCGGTGCCCTCATGAAATCGGTCGACCTGTGA
- a CDS encoding segregation and condensation protein A → MRRQETLFETEGTLGFDVSLDIFSGPFDVLLSLIAKRRLDITDVALAEVTDEFLAHARARAEMDLSQASEFLLIASTLLALKAARLLPSEQDDDEDLELLEARDLLFAKLLQYKAYKDLAVLITRTLAENSLAVPRDVPLEQEFAALMPEIDLRITPEGLAVLARRALERDTSTPEIRLDHLHAPLVSVDSQVEVLRVRLAGRGAVTFRELCDDAPSAAAVVARFLAVLELLRQRSVDIRQDAALSELEVLWTA, encoded by the coding sequence GTGCGTAGACAGGAGACTCTCTTCGAGACCGAGGGGACCCTCGGATTCGACGTCAGCCTCGACATCTTCTCCGGCCCCTTCGACGTTCTTCTCTCCCTCATCGCCAAGCGGCGTCTCGACATCACCGACGTCGCACTCGCCGAGGTGACCGACGAGTTCCTCGCCCACGCCCGGGCGCGGGCGGAGATGGACCTCTCGCAGGCGAGCGAGTTCCTCCTCATCGCCTCGACACTCCTCGCACTCAAGGCCGCCCGGCTCCTGCCGAGCGAGCAGGACGACGACGAGGATCTTGAGCTGCTCGAGGCCCGCGATCTTCTCTTCGCGAAACTCCTCCAGTACAAGGCCTACAAAGACCTCGCGGTCCTCATCACCCGCACGCTCGCGGAGAATTCCCTCGCGGTGCCCCGCGACGTGCCGCTCGAGCAGGAGTTCGCGGCCCTCATGCCCGAGATCGACCTTCGGATCACTCCGGAGGGGCTCGCGGTCCTGGCGCGCCGCGCCCTCGAGCGCGACACGTCGACCCCCGAGATCCGCCTCGACCATCTCCATGCCCCGCTCGTCTCCGTCGACTCCCAGGTCGAGGTCCTCAGGGTCCGGCTCGCCGGCCGGGGGGCCGTCACCTTCAGAGAGCTCTGCGACGATGCTCCGAGCGCGGCCGCCGTTGTCGCCCGATTCCTCGCCGTGCTCGAGCTGCTGAGACAGAGGTCTGTCGACATCCGCCAGGACGCGGCACTGTCAGAACTGGAGGTCCTATGGACAGCGTGA
- a CDS encoding ParA family protein: protein MTENPKQPPLISDPTGDDFPYPPDLDGHGPARIIAMCNQKGGVGKTTTSINLAAALAEYGRRVLLVDFDPQGAASAGLGINARGLDRTIYTELLAAKPNIDEIIHETSVDGLDLVPANIDLSAAEIQLVTEVGREQTLARVLRPVMDDYDVIIIDCQPSLGLLTVNALTAAHGVLIPLEAEYFAMRGVALLVEQIERVTERLNPKLRLDGVLLTMVDMRTLHSREVIASVEEGFGDKVFNTKIARTVKFPDATIAAEPITSYAPSHPGAHAYRRLAREVIARGHSA from the coding sequence GTGACCGAGAACCCCAAGCAGCCTCCGCTCATCAGCGACCCGACCGGCGACGACTTCCCGTACCCGCCGGATTTGGACGGGCACGGGCCGGCCCGCATCATCGCCATGTGCAACCAGAAGGGCGGCGTCGGCAAGACGACGACGTCCATCAATCTCGCGGCTGCGCTCGCTGAGTATGGCCGTCGGGTCCTCCTCGTCGACTTCGACCCGCAGGGGGCGGCCTCCGCCGGCCTCGGCATCAACGCACGCGGCCTCGACCGCACGATCTACACGGAACTGCTCGCCGCCAAGCCGAACATCGACGAGATCATCCACGAGACCTCGGTCGACGGCCTCGACCTCGTACCCGCGAACATTGATCTGTCGGCCGCGGAGATCCAGCTCGTCACGGAGGTCGGCAGGGAGCAGACGCTCGCCCGGGTGCTGCGCCCCGTCATGGACGACTACGACGTCATCATCATCGACTGCCAGCCCTCACTCGGCCTGCTGACCGTCAACGCGCTCACGGCCGCCCACGGCGTCCTCATCCCCCTCGAGGCCGAATACTTCGCCATGAGGGGCGTCGCGCTCCTCGTCGAACAGATCGAACGCGTCACCGAGCGCCTTAACCCGAAGCTGCGCCTCGACGGTGTGCTGCTCACGATGGTCGACATGCGGACCCTCCACTCTCGCGAGGTCATCGCCTCGGTCGAAGAGGGCTTCGGCGACAAGGTGTTCAACACAAAGATCGCCCGCACGGTCAAGTTCCCGGATGCGACGATCGCGGCGGAGCCGATCACGTCGTACGCCCCCTCCCACCCCGGCGCGCACGCCTACCGCCGGCTCGCCCGTGAAGTCATCGCCCGCGGCCACAGTGCGTAG